A single genomic interval of Aureliella helgolandensis harbors:
- a CDS encoding NADPH-dependent assimilatory sulfite reductase hemoprotein subunit: protein MSQEEPQKSKVEVIKEASVGLRGSIAAELADHSTDHVEDATTKLLKFHGTYQQDDRDLRKARRKEKLGKAFSFMVRNRIPGGKMTAAQFLAELDIADELGNGTIRITTRQSIQLHGVVKDNLWGVIHRINEIDLSTQSACGDVTRNVCCCPAPLHQDSLRTELQKLTDEIAEFVRPKTGAYHEIWIKDPDTGEREQVAGQPAVSEFEPLYGEAYMPRKFKIGLGMCHDNCIDVYAHDLGLLAVTEGDTILGFNVLVGGSMGTTPSKKNCFPAIGKRMAFVTREELFPLITAVMLVQRDFGDRSDRSQARMKYLIHNWGLPKFKAKVEEYLTQAESICSVAEGTVRRPLLDPHPAEVTTHQDHLGWHEQGDGKWFLGLPIENGRVKDDGSLQLKAALRKLLPEHVPTVRLTLHQNILLCDVEASRRADIEKILSDHGVVTVEQISTLRRHAFACPALPTCGLAVTESERVMPLVISDLEVLLDELGLADEPFSLHMTGCPNGCARPYNCDIGLVGKSIDGKSGEGKYTVFIGGNLIGTRMNAVYKDLVLRSDIPATLRPLLICFKENRQAGETLGDFFHRWGMDSLKELDGTAEV, encoded by the coding sequence GTGTCCCAAGAAGAACCCCAAAAATCAAAAGTAGAAGTCATCAAGGAAGCCAGCGTTGGGCTTCGTGGCAGCATCGCGGCGGAGCTTGCCGACCACAGCACTGACCACGTCGAGGACGCGACGACCAAGCTGCTCAAATTCCATGGGACGTACCAGCAGGATGATCGGGATCTGCGGAAGGCGCGACGCAAGGAAAAGCTCGGGAAAGCGTTCTCGTTCATGGTTCGCAATCGCATTCCTGGGGGCAAGATGACTGCGGCCCAGTTTTTGGCGGAATTGGACATCGCGGACGAACTGGGTAACGGCACGATCCGCATCACTACACGACAGAGTATTCAACTTCACGGCGTCGTTAAAGACAACTTGTGGGGCGTGATTCATCGCATCAATGAAATCGACCTTTCCACACAATCGGCGTGTGGCGATGTGACGCGGAATGTATGTTGTTGTCCTGCGCCACTGCACCAGGATTCGCTGCGAACGGAGTTGCAAAAACTGACGGATGAGATCGCAGAATTTGTGCGGCCCAAGACGGGAGCCTACCATGAGATTTGGATCAAGGATCCCGATACTGGAGAGCGCGAACAAGTTGCGGGCCAGCCCGCAGTGTCCGAATTTGAACCGCTCTACGGCGAAGCCTACATGCCCCGCAAGTTCAAGATCGGTTTGGGGATGTGCCACGACAATTGCATTGACGTCTATGCTCACGACCTGGGGCTATTGGCGGTGACCGAGGGGGACACCATCCTGGGATTCAACGTGTTAGTGGGCGGAAGTATGGGGACGACGCCCAGTAAGAAGAATTGCTTTCCCGCTATTGGTAAGCGGATGGCGTTTGTGACTCGTGAAGAATTGTTTCCGCTCATCACGGCAGTCATGTTGGTGCAACGCGATTTCGGCGATCGTAGCGATCGCAGTCAAGCCAGGATGAAGTATCTGATCCACAACTGGGGCTTGCCCAAATTTAAAGCCAAGGTGGAAGAGTATCTCACTCAAGCTGAGTCGATTTGCAGTGTCGCCGAGGGGACGGTGCGGCGGCCACTGCTTGATCCGCATCCGGCCGAAGTAACCACGCATCAAGATCATTTAGGCTGGCACGAACAGGGAGATGGGAAGTGGTTCCTGGGGCTACCCATTGAAAATGGTCGGGTGAAAGATGACGGATCACTGCAGCTGAAAGCTGCGTTGCGGAAGCTGTTGCCCGAGCACGTGCCAACCGTGCGTTTGACCTTGCATCAAAATATCTTGCTGTGCGATGTGGAGGCGAGTCGCCGAGCAGATATCGAAAAGATTCTCTCAGACCATGGTGTCGTTACCGTGGAGCAGATCAGCACGCTGCGACGGCATGCGTTTGCCTGCCCAGCACTGCCGACCTGTGGGTTGGCAGTCACGGAAAGCGAGCGCGTGATGCCGCTGGTGATTTCCGACCTGGAGGTGCTACTGGACGAATTGGGGTTGGCCGATGAGCCCTTTTCGTTGCACATGACCGGTTGCCCGAATGGTTGTGCCCGACCCTACAATTGCGACATTGGACTGGTTGGCAAGAGCATCGACGGAAAGTCTGGTGAGGGGAAATACACGGTATTCATCGGCGGTAACTTGATCGGTACGCGCATGAATGCGGTTTACAAAGACTTGGTCTTGCGTAGCGACATCCCCGCGACGCTGCGTCCGCTGTTGATCTGTTTCAAAGAGAATCGTCAAGCGGGGGAAACGTTGGGCGATTTCTTCCACCGCTGGGGAATGGACTCGCTCAAGGAGTTAGACGGTACCGCCGAAGTGTAG
- a CDS encoding DUF58 domain-containing protein: MVAVEQYLKPELAAQIKRLDLRAQMVVRGFMQGLHASPFHGFSVEFSEHRRYAPGDDPKDLDWVAYAKTGKYYIKKFESETNLTGYLAIDLSQSMDYTYRQKLTKLDYSICLAAALCYLMVQQQDPVGLVTFDTALRASVPPRSRRSQLPAILSQLTKLKVAGQTDLAGSLTQLAAMLRHRSLVMLFSDLLSDEDTMLKSLRNLRHAGHDIIIFHVLDEAEVSFPFEGMVQLRDPETGATEPVRAADAAEEYRKAIQAFRTRLAKEFSESRIDYVPLDTSLPYDKALMEYLLNRRNRF; the protein is encoded by the coding sequence ATGGTTGCAGTTGAACAATACCTAAAACCCGAGTTGGCGGCGCAGATTAAGCGCCTCGACCTGCGCGCGCAAATGGTGGTGCGCGGTTTCATGCAAGGTTTGCACGCCAGCCCGTTTCATGGGTTTAGCGTTGAGTTCAGTGAGCACCGGCGGTACGCGCCCGGCGATGATCCTAAGGATCTCGATTGGGTTGCCTATGCCAAGACAGGCAAGTACTACATCAAGAAGTTTGAATCGGAAACGAACCTCACGGGGTACTTAGCGATCGATTTGAGCCAGTCGATGGACTACACCTATCGGCAAAAACTCACCAAGCTCGATTACAGTATTTGCCTGGCAGCCGCGCTGTGCTATCTGATGGTTCAGCAGCAGGACCCGGTGGGACTCGTGACCTTTGATACCGCGTTGCGGGCCAGTGTCCCGCCGCGCAGTCGCCGCAGTCAGCTGCCAGCGATTCTCAGTCAATTGACCAAGTTAAAAGTAGCTGGGCAAACCGACTTGGCGGGATCGCTGACTCAGTTGGCCGCCATGCTACGGCATCGCAGCTTGGTAATGCTCTTCTCCGACCTGCTGTCGGACGAGGATACTATGCTGAAATCGCTGCGGAATTTGCGGCATGCAGGGCACGATATCATCATCTTTCATGTGCTTGATGAGGCCGAAGTCTCCTTTCCGTTTGAAGGGATGGTGCAGTTGCGCGATCCGGAAACGGGAGCTACCGAGCCGGTGCGGGCCGCTGACGCAGCGGAGGAGTATCGAAAGGCAATCCAAGCCTTTCGGACTCGCCTGGCCAAGGAGTTTAGTGAGAGCCGGATCGATTACGTACCTCTCGACACGAGCTTGCCGTACGACAAGGCGCTGATGGAATATTTGTTGAATCGCCGCAATCGGTTCTAA
- a CDS encoding beta-ketoacyl-ACP synthase III yields the protein MGSLRGIEIASTGSYVPETVVANEDLAALGCDSNWIVQRTGILERRRAAPEQATSDLALAAARKCLERANLAPSEVDLILVATITPDQASPSTACHLQRQLGCIAPAMDLNAACAGFMYGLVTGSQFVATGAARNVLVVGAEVMSRTINPQDVKTYPLFGDGAGAVLLRPTQDSSKGLLSYTLGAEGCGGQMLCIPSGGSRLPLTAQSIAEGAHFLHMEGRAVFKWAVRVVADSTRDCLAHSQVAVKDLDMMILHQANTRIIDAAVSDFNIDPDKVYVNLDRFGNTSAASIPLALDEVMSAGRIGPGSKLLLCGFGSGLAWGTAVMQL from the coding sequence ATGGGGAGTTTGAGGGGCATTGAGATCGCTTCTACGGGAAGCTATGTGCCCGAAACGGTGGTGGCCAATGAGGATTTGGCCGCGCTGGGGTGTGACAGTAACTGGATTGTGCAGCGCACCGGGATTTTGGAGCGACGGCGGGCGGCCCCCGAGCAGGCGACCAGCGATTTGGCGCTGGCCGCAGCTCGAAAATGTCTCGAACGCGCGAATTTGGCTCCCTCGGAAGTCGATTTGATCTTGGTTGCTACCATTACACCCGATCAAGCATCGCCCTCCACGGCCTGCCACCTGCAGCGACAGCTCGGTTGCATCGCTCCTGCTATGGATCTGAACGCCGCCTGCGCCGGGTTCATGTACGGACTCGTGACGGGCTCGCAGTTCGTTGCAACGGGAGCCGCGCGGAATGTGCTCGTGGTGGGAGCCGAAGTGATGAGCCGCACCATCAATCCGCAGGATGTAAAGACCTACCCCTTGTTTGGTGATGGCGCCGGAGCAGTCCTGCTTCGCCCGACACAGGACTCGTCGAAAGGTCTGCTGAGCTACACGTTGGGAGCGGAGGGATGCGGTGGGCAAATGCTCTGCATTCCGAGCGGTGGCAGTCGTCTGCCGTTGACGGCACAGTCCATTGCGGAAGGGGCTCACTTCCTGCACATGGAGGGCCGAGCGGTCTTTAAGTGGGCCGTGCGAGTGGTAGCAGACAGTACGCGAGACTGCTTGGCGCACAGCCAAGTCGCTGTCAAAGACCTCGACATGATGATTTTGCATCAAGCGAATACCCGGATCATCGATGCGGCGGTCTCCGACTTCAATATCGACCCCGACAAGGTTTATGTTAATCTCGATCGATTCGGGAATACGAGTGCGGCCAGCATCCCACTAGCGCTGGATGAAGTCATGTCGGCGGGACGCATTGGCCCCGGTAGCAAACTGCTCCTTTGTGGTTTCGGTTCTGGACTGGCTTGGGGCACGGCGGTCATGCAATTGTGA
- a CDS encoding BatA domain-containing protein, translated as MSFLHLSLLAGLAAVAVPIMLHFFGQKQPQLIDFPALRFVRETSREQSSSWRLRHVLLLLLRVLLLAALAIALARPRVHSAVLGSVLGISALGLLATLASLIAVVGLVSRRPISVWGTAAGVAIGLWLLVGAWGVRTLATGPAVPSSDQSAPVAAALIVDNGPTMDYRAAGQSRLEEAQAMGEWILDQLPADSRVGVVAGAPIGSLGLDPSSAQTQLGLIIPRGQHVDLLTRIRTALDLVVANELERKEVYVLTDLMSSSWTAAQADLPDLLKEYSEEVLLQVIDLGKVTVTNWHLGDAEPDFKTVPVGGNVTIDVTVRRPADSKDETATVELLRQAIDPRLPVIRDGEQVTATAEVVDRRVVDFGGSDTVDVQLIARDLPEGTNNLTIRLDKSDPLSIDNSRFLSIPAYAQRPSLVVATDPGIAFILQAIIDPSRGGASGGSVSLAEQTQYVQLADVGLDKFALVCLYDPPALSPRAVQKLEEHVRGGGGLMLILGPQLESVAGLATNPLRKLLPGVLTGPALRNETERKAFLEPVAISHPVFGELGESPNDILWNLFPIYRNWTFESLDDGVQLLMEVSDGQGPALTSHSLGRGQILTLTTPLPEPEVRGRPLWNLLWANDDPVPAFGLLLGAFRTLSGTSQTGFDYQVGQAVQLENDPSHWPAQYTLYAPGRDVEQRVRADQGRLELGSFDQMGIYALRGQRTEPIVRGFSINVPAEDTQLERLSPQQLDELLGAGNYRLARNRDEVESSVGQARFGRELYPLLMALVATLFLAEQAMSNRFYKLKFTRARSV; from the coding sequence ATGAGTTTTCTGCATTTGTCACTGCTAGCTGGATTGGCTGCCGTCGCGGTACCGATCATGCTGCATTTTTTCGGGCAGAAGCAGCCGCAGCTTATCGATTTTCCGGCGTTGCGTTTTGTTCGGGAAACGTCTCGGGAGCAGAGTAGCAGTTGGCGGTTGCGGCACGTGTTGCTGTTGTTGCTGCGTGTTTTGCTGTTGGCCGCGTTGGCTATTGCCTTGGCCCGGCCACGCGTGCACAGCGCGGTGTTGGGGAGTGTGCTGGGGATCTCTGCATTGGGATTGTTAGCGACGCTGGCCTCACTGATTGCTGTGGTGGGCTTGGTCAGTCGACGGCCCATCAGTGTGTGGGGGACGGCAGCAGGGGTAGCGATCGGCTTGTGGTTGCTGGTTGGAGCGTGGGGTGTGCGCACCTTGGCGACCGGCCCAGCGGTGCCTTCGTCCGATCAATCGGCGCCCGTCGCGGCAGCCCTGATCGTCGATAATGGGCCGACCATGGACTATCGCGCCGCTGGCCAAAGCCGACTCGAAGAGGCTCAGGCAATGGGGGAGTGGATACTGGATCAGTTACCTGCCGATAGTCGCGTGGGAGTCGTGGCCGGTGCGCCCATCGGCTCCTTAGGGCTCGACCCAAGTAGTGCTCAGACGCAATTGGGGCTCATTATTCCACGGGGGCAGCACGTGGACCTGCTCACGCGCATTCGGACCGCCCTTGACCTCGTGGTGGCCAACGAACTGGAGCGCAAGGAAGTCTATGTGCTGACCGATTTAATGTCCTCCTCGTGGACCGCCGCTCAGGCCGATCTGCCCGATTTGCTGAAGGAGTATTCTGAAGAAGTGCTGTTGCAAGTGATTGATCTGGGGAAGGTGACGGTTACCAATTGGCACCTGGGCGACGCAGAGCCCGATTTTAAGACCGTGCCGGTGGGAGGGAACGTGACGATTGACGTCACCGTACGGCGACCGGCTGATTCTAAGGACGAGACGGCAACGGTCGAGCTCCTCCGACAGGCCATCGATCCTCGTCTGCCAGTCATTCGGGATGGAGAGCAGGTAACGGCAACTGCGGAGGTGGTGGATCGCCGCGTCGTGGATTTTGGCGGGAGTGATACCGTGGATGTTCAGCTCATTGCGCGAGATTTGCCGGAAGGGACGAACAACTTGACGATTCGCCTGGATAAATCCGATCCACTATCCATCGACAACTCACGTTTTCTGTCCATTCCCGCGTATGCTCAGCGTCCCTCGCTAGTGGTGGCTACCGATCCCGGTATCGCCTTTATTTTGCAAGCCATTATCGATCCCAGTCGGGGTGGTGCTAGCGGCGGTTCGGTGAGCTTGGCGGAACAAACGCAGTACGTGCAACTGGCCGATGTAGGGCTCGATAAATTTGCCCTGGTGTGCTTGTACGATCCCCCTGCTCTGTCCCCTCGAGCGGTGCAGAAGTTGGAAGAGCACGTGCGCGGGGGGGGAGGTTTGATGCTGATCCTTGGTCCGCAGCTTGAGTCGGTTGCGGGGCTGGCCACCAATCCACTGCGCAAGCTGTTGCCAGGTGTCTTGACGGGACCGGCCCTTCGAAACGAGACCGAACGCAAGGCCTTCCTCGAACCGGTTGCAATCTCGCATCCGGTCTTTGGCGAGTTGGGCGAGTCGCCCAATGATATCTTATGGAACCTGTTCCCGATCTATCGCAATTGGACCTTCGAGTCGCTCGACGATGGGGTGCAGTTGCTAATGGAGGTGAGCGATGGACAGGGGCCCGCGCTGACGAGTCACAGTTTGGGACGTGGCCAGATCCTGACCCTTACGACGCCCTTGCCTGAGCCGGAGGTGCGTGGGCGACCGCTCTGGAATCTACTCTGGGCCAACGATGATCCCGTGCCCGCCTTTGGTTTGCTGCTGGGAGCCTTTCGTACGCTGAGCGGAACCAGCCAAACCGGGTTTGATTATCAAGTTGGCCAGGCGGTGCAGTTGGAGAATGATCCGAGTCACTGGCCGGCCCAGTACACTTTGTATGCGCCGGGAAGGGATGTTGAGCAGCGAGTTCGAGCGGACCAAGGGCGGCTGGAGCTGGGGAGCTTCGATCAAATGGGGATCTACGCACTGCGTGGGCAACGCACGGAACCGATTGTCCGCGGTTTTAGCATCAATGTTCCCGCCGAAGATACTCAGTTGGAAAGGCTCTCGCCGCAACAACTCGACGAATTGTTGGGCGCGGGGAATTATCGCTTGGCTCGAAACCGCGACGAAGTGGAAAGCAGCGTGGGGCAGGCCCGCTTTGGCCGCGAGCTCTATCCCTTGTTGATGGCCTTGGTGGCGACCTTATTTCTCGCCGAACAAGCCATGTCCAATCGCTTCTACAAGCTCAAGTTTACGAGAGCGAGGAGCGTTTAG
- a CDS encoding DUF4159 domain-containing protein, which yields MFRANTVIRSSFCKPRADQAPHAPRWNLPPRLIAAVLAILAIFPIAPTTAVAQRSNSQIVEDSIQLAVKYLLINQLEDGGWAEINRYNSGVTGLVTLALLNSGLAPEHPQIARALLHLKDREPDMVYTVSLQTMVFCAANPNRYATQIQHNAQWLFDAQLSNGGWDYNKNDARGDGDPSNSQFALLALHEAQRTGSAHFEPQVWGKTFALAQKYWESLQRSDGAFPYNRNDAPRGSMTCAGIASLVITGAQLDALEASVTNGIECCGSAGNPTEDRIQKGLDWLAANFSVTRTPVSNVYQLYYLYALERVGRLTGRRFIGEHDWYREGASELISQQDKVTGKYISRTSAPGGNTFSETAFGLLFLSKGKRQIVVSRLKHGIDQDWNHHSTAIQNLTAHTEQAWKRDLAWQTIDLKRAKLADLLESPVLFLSGSNTPVLSQEDKLLLKEYVEQGGFIYAEACQGNGCDGRAFEDYFRKLVVELFDQPLEKLSPDHPIWYAEARVLPKDLPPGAWLYGVQTCCRLGVVYSPVSLSCRWELHPAYGAPVSYPEPVQSELNTFTKMGINVLSYATGKELKEKLDTVTILEDKLPQVPTDRGTFFLPILKHNAGFDDATRTIPNLMQWFGKELPFQLSSEKRLINIASADLEQYPVVFMHGRGRLKLSELEREALRSYLTNGGFLFADSICSDQAFTDSFRTEMEIILNSPLSPLADTDPLLTPVFNGFDIRRVTLLDPDKSGDQILTTKRTIAPRLEIGKADNRTCVVFSPLDLSCALESRHSLQCRGYLREDAARIGINTLLFALQQ from the coding sequence TTGTTTAGAGCGAACACAGTAATCCGAAGCTCTTTTTGCAAACCTCGCGCTGATCAGGCCCCCCACGCTCCCCGCTGGAACCTGCCGCCGCGCCTCATCGCCGCAGTTCTAGCGATCCTAGCGATTTTCCCAATTGCTCCCACCACCGCGGTGGCCCAACGCTCGAATAGCCAAATTGTCGAGGATTCCATCCAGCTCGCCGTCAAGTACCTGCTCATCAACCAGCTCGAAGACGGCGGCTGGGCAGAAATCAATCGCTACAACTCAGGAGTCACCGGTCTGGTGACCCTAGCCTTGCTCAACAGCGGACTTGCCCCAGAACATCCGCAAATCGCCCGCGCACTGCTTCACCTGAAAGATCGCGAGCCCGATATGGTCTATACCGTCTCGTTGCAAACGATGGTCTTCTGCGCCGCCAATCCCAATCGCTATGCCACACAAATCCAGCACAACGCTCAATGGCTCTTCGATGCTCAGCTCTCTAACGGAGGTTGGGACTACAACAAGAACGACGCTCGGGGAGACGGAGACCCCTCCAACAGCCAATTCGCACTCCTCGCCCTGCACGAAGCGCAACGCACCGGCAGCGCGCATTTCGAACCTCAGGTGTGGGGCAAAACCTTTGCATTAGCTCAAAAGTACTGGGAGTCGCTGCAGCGGAGTGACGGGGCGTTCCCCTACAACCGCAACGATGCACCCCGCGGAAGCATGACCTGCGCTGGCATTGCCTCGTTGGTAATTACCGGGGCACAGCTCGATGCCTTGGAAGCATCCGTGACCAACGGCATCGAGTGCTGTGGTAGCGCAGGGAATCCCACTGAGGATCGCATCCAGAAAGGCTTGGATTGGCTGGCAGCCAACTTTTCCGTGACCCGAACACCAGTCTCCAATGTCTACCAGCTCTACTACCTCTACGCACTCGAGCGGGTGGGGCGACTAACGGGACGACGGTTCATTGGTGAACACGATTGGTATCGCGAGGGCGCCAGTGAACTGATCAGCCAACAAGACAAAGTTACTGGGAAATACATTTCAAGAACGAGCGCTCCCGGGGGTAACACCTTTTCCGAAACCGCCTTTGGCCTGCTGTTCCTCTCCAAGGGGAAACGACAGATTGTGGTGAGTCGCCTGAAGCACGGCATTGATCAAGATTGGAATCATCACTCCACCGCCATTCAAAACCTCACCGCCCACACCGAGCAGGCTTGGAAACGCGACCTCGCCTGGCAGACGATTGATTTGAAGCGCGCCAAACTGGCTGACCTGCTCGAATCTCCCGTACTCTTCTTAAGTGGCAGCAACACGCCAGTCCTTTCGCAGGAGGACAAACTGCTGCTCAAGGAGTACGTCGAGCAAGGGGGATTCATCTACGCCGAAGCCTGCCAAGGCAATGGATGCGACGGCCGCGCGTTTGAAGACTACTTTCGCAAGCTGGTGGTGGAGTTGTTCGATCAGCCTCTGGAAAAGCTGAGTCCCGATCATCCCATTTGGTATGCGGAGGCCCGAGTGCTCCCCAAGGATCTTCCGCCAGGAGCTTGGCTGTATGGAGTTCAGACCTGCTGTCGTCTCGGGGTGGTCTATTCACCAGTCAGCCTCTCATGCCGCTGGGAACTGCATCCCGCTTACGGCGCCCCGGTGAGTTATCCCGAGCCGGTTCAGAGTGAGCTCAACACTTTTACCAAGATGGGGATCAACGTCCTATCCTATGCCACCGGCAAGGAACTGAAGGAAAAACTAGATACGGTCACGATCCTGGAAGACAAACTCCCCCAAGTCCCGACCGATCGCGGCACGTTCTTCTTGCCCATCCTCAAACACAACGCGGGCTTTGACGACGCAACGCGGACGATCCCTAACCTGATGCAATGGTTCGGCAAAGAATTGCCGTTCCAGTTGAGCAGTGAAAAACGTCTGATCAACATTGCCAGCGCCGACCTAGAGCAGTATCCCGTCGTCTTCATGCATGGACGTGGCCGGTTAAAACTGAGCGAATTGGAGCGTGAAGCCCTGCGAAGTTATCTCACCAATGGGGGTTTTCTTTTCGCGGATTCGATTTGCTCGGACCAGGCGTTCACCGACAGCTTTCGCACCGAGATGGAAATCATCCTCAACAGCCCCCTGAGCCCTCTGGCTGACACCGATCCCCTGCTCACACCGGTATTCAACGGCTTTGACATTCGACGTGTCACTCTGCTCGACCCCGACAAGTCGGGAGATCAAATTCTCACCACGAAGCGAACCATTGCACCGCGACTGGAGATTGGCAAAGCCGACAATCGCACCTGCGTGGTCTTCTCACCGCTCGACTTGAGTTGCGCTCTGGAGAGTCGCCACTCCCTGCAATGCCGCGGCTATCTCCGCGAAGACGCCGCGCGGATCGGCATCAACACCCTCCTCTTCGCCCTCCAGCAGTAA
- a CDS encoding RrF2 family transcriptional regulator: MKLTTQTDYALRTLMFLATQSSRSKVADIAQLFGISVNHVGKVVNLLAREGYIRSTRGVGGGIELAQPPHDISIGAVIACMESNLHLLACVGADDSCTIHGFCKLKGVLAEAERVQREYLDGVTLADIAPTARQLQLVQ, encoded by the coding sequence ATGAAGCTGACCACCCAAACCGATTATGCGTTGCGAACACTCATGTTTTTAGCGACGCAATCATCACGCTCGAAAGTCGCCGACATTGCACAGCTATTCGGCATCTCGGTCAACCACGTTGGCAAAGTCGTCAACTTGCTGGCGCGAGAGGGCTACATCCGCAGCACTCGCGGCGTCGGTGGGGGCATCGAATTAGCCCAGCCACCCCACGACATTTCGATTGGAGCGGTGATTGCCTGCATGGAATCCAACCTACACCTATTGGCTTGCGTCGGCGCCGACGATTCTTGTACCATCCATGGTTTTTGCAAACTCAAAGGGGTTCTTGCGGAAGCCGAGCGCGTCCAACGTGAATACCTGGATGGCGTGACCCTCGCGGACATCGCACCAACGGCTCGCCAACTCCAGCTCGTGCAATAG
- a CDS encoding AAA family ATPase, producing MLREFREHRDTMRRELAKVVVGQHEVIEQLLAAIFTRGHCLLEGVPGLAKTLMVSSLARIIDVSFNRIQFTPDLMPSDITGTNVLDEDEAGRRQFRFVEGPIFTNILLADEINRTPPKTQAALLQAMQEREVSVGRTTYKLPDPFFTIATQNPIEQEGTYPLPEAQLDRFMFNIKVGYPTADEEEQILLATTRNERPEVNKILSARAILNIQKLVQSVAVSPFVVKYVAHLVRATRPADERAPKFVQELVDWGAGPRAGQFLINGGKAMAAMDGRFSIAIEDVRRVAIPVLRHRISTNFQAQADGLSSEQIIERLLKEIPEPDVPKFKGDPNAPPPPPPGTPPPPPPA from the coding sequence TTGCTTCGGGAATTTCGCGAGCATCGCGATACCATGCGCCGCGAACTGGCAAAGGTCGTCGTCGGGCAGCATGAGGTGATCGAACAGTTGCTGGCAGCCATTTTCACGCGAGGTCACTGCCTGTTGGAGGGGGTGCCCGGTTTGGCCAAAACGCTGATGGTCAGCTCCCTGGCTCGCATTATCGACGTTTCGTTCAACCGCATTCAGTTTACCCCAGACTTAATGCCCTCTGATATCACCGGCACAAATGTATTGGATGAAGACGAGGCGGGGCGGAGACAATTCCGCTTTGTCGAGGGACCAATTTTCACGAACATCCTATTAGCGGATGAGATCAACCGGACGCCGCCCAAGACGCAAGCGGCCTTGCTGCAAGCGATGCAAGAGCGAGAGGTCTCGGTGGGCCGCACGACTTACAAGTTGCCCGATCCCTTTTTTACGATTGCGACCCAGAATCCGATCGAGCAGGAGGGGACCTACCCATTGCCCGAAGCTCAGCTAGATCGCTTCATGTTCAATATTAAAGTTGGCTATCCAACGGCCGATGAAGAGGAGCAGATCCTGCTGGCCACCACTCGCAATGAGAGGCCTGAAGTCAACAAAATTTTGTCGGCGCGGGCCATTCTGAATATTCAGAAATTAGTCCAGAGCGTGGCGGTCAGCCCGTTTGTGGTTAAGTATGTCGCACACCTTGTACGGGCGACGCGGCCCGCCGATGAACGAGCTCCAAAGTTTGTTCAAGAGTTGGTCGATTGGGGAGCCGGGCCCCGAGCGGGGCAGTTCCTCATCAATGGTGGTAAGGCGATGGCAGCCATGGATGGTCGCTTTAGCATTGCGATCGAAGATGTGCGTCGCGTCGCCATCCCCGTGCTAAGGCACCGAATCAGTACAAACTTCCAAGCTCAGGCTGATGGCCTGAGTAGTGAACAGATTATCGAGCGCTTGCTAAAGGAGATTCCCGAACCGGACGTGCCCAAATTCAAAGGGGATCCCAACGCACCGCCTCCACCTCCTCCTGGCACTCCGCCGCCACCACCACCTGCCTAG
- a CDS encoding GyrI-like domain-containing protein: MLNIERQHARTLYGIETRISDDPAAQIGAVWQKFLSENLADDIPERLDDLLIAMYFNYEGEPSDPYHFFLGCEVGDVACVQDGFALRTIPVGNYAEFLAVGKMPAALVETWQQIWKADLKRNFAADFEIHDPATPDQVAIYVGVI; this comes from the coding sequence ATGTTGAATATCGAGCGACAGCACGCACGCACGCTGTATGGGATCGAAACGCGTATTTCCGATGATCCGGCAGCGCAGATCGGTGCGGTTTGGCAGAAGTTTCTCAGTGAGAATCTAGCGGATGATATTCCAGAGAGACTCGATGATCTGTTGATCGCAATGTACTTCAATTACGAAGGCGAACCCTCAGATCCCTACCATTTCTTCTTGGGTTGCGAAGTTGGTGATGTGGCTTGCGTCCAGGATGGTTTTGCCTTGCGAACGATACCTGTTGGCAACTATGCTGAGTTTCTCGCCGTAGGCAAAATGCCAGCAGCTTTGGTTGAGACGTGGCAACAAATCTGGAAGGCAGACCTCAAACGTAACTTCGCAGCAGACTTCGAAATCCACGATCCAGCAACACCAGATCAAGTCGCCATTTACGTCGGTGTTATCTGA